One segment of Ziziphus jujuba cultivar Dongzao chromosome 12, ASM3175591v1 DNA contains the following:
- the LOC107429543 gene encoding uncharacterized protein LOC107429543 isoform X2, giving the protein MVVIMMQQQQNSALASHPINPPSSSATTTTTTTTTSTTTVTATVSLRSPTVTPTQSQQPSPLSLAPLSSHRQPLPPPPPALATGDHAIRPLPIAVAHPEQTTVTMTCPLARVRLSEIAPYDGAPVGNYLRAVETLSGSLMRHNAAVIELGCDDAALMRCGLEAARLYFRSRAQQGVGKGSRGVYMYRAGRALEDWDSSPPCMADIFRCMGKVSRAALCAIARHLRLRSDVFNHLLDDTPLPASEVSSSVLVATYSNASQNGKGATGGGKQGINGEVEKGLLTLISSDSPGLQVCDPNGRWYLADSGSCPGDLLLLTGKALSHATAGLRPAASYRTAPDNSGSNGGGRISLAFRLMPQGNAVLDCSPIAAAGHVIPQSYVPISVSQFMDDLSAEEDILCNRSDNNYLARNSLNKEPSLRSVLSDPLSGAFLEDAMVVSCGHSFGGVMLRRVIEMSRCTLCSAEIESGSLIPNLALRAAAAAVKHEDSRRLFHNAALRKRRKELGDQMDLSRRSSRENGDVGDDGFQRGVQYPFSVNEKVVIKVLA; this is encoded by the exons ATGGTTGTGATCATGATGCAGCAGCAGCAGAACTCTGCACTCGCGTCGCACCCAATCAACCCACCTTCCTCctccgccaccaccaccacaaccACAACCACAACTTCTACAACCACCGTAACGGCCACAGTCTCACTTAGATCACCTACGGTCACTCCCACGCAGTCTCAGCAGccttcccctctctctctcgctcCTCTCTCTTCCCATCGTCAACCACTTCCTCCTCCTCCGCCGGCGCTGGCAACCGGCGACCATGCAATCAGACCCTTGCCGATTGCCGTTGCGCACCCGGAGCAGACCACTGTGACCATGACGTGCCCGTTGGCCAGAGTACGGCTCTCGGAGATCGCACCCTATGATGGAGCACCAGTTGGGAACTATTTGCGGGCTGTGGAGACTCTCTCGGGGTCGTTGATGAGGCATAATGCGGCGGTTATCGAATTGGGATGCGATGATGCCGCGTTGATGAGGTGTGGATTGGAGGCCGCGAGGTTGTATTTCAGGAGTAGGGCTCAGCAGGGTGTTGGGAAGGGAAGCCGTGGGGTTTATATGTATAGGGCTGGAAG GGCTTTGGAAGATTGGGATTCATCTCCCCCATGCATGGCTGATATTTTTAGGTGCATGGGTAAGGTATCTCGTGCTGCTCTCTGTGCAATAGCTAGGCATCTTCGTTTGCGAAGCGA TGTGTTTAATCACTTACTAGATGACACCCCATTGCCTGCTAGTGAAGTGTCCTCATCAGTGCTTGTTGCAACGTATTCAAATGCTTCTCAAAATGGAAAAGGTGCTACTGGGGGAGGGAAACAAGGAATCAATGGCGAAGTTGAGAAGGGATTGTTGACATTGATTTCTTCTGACAGTCCTGGTCTTCAG gTCTGTGACCCCAATGGTCGCTGGTACCTAGCAGATAGTGGGTCATGTCCTGGAGATCTTTTACTATTAACAGGTAAGGCACTTAGCCATGCGACTGCTGGCCTCCGCCCTGCTGCATCATATAGAACTGCCCCTGATAACTCAGGCAGTAATGGTGGTGGGAG GATATCTCTAGCATTTAGACTCATGCCACAGGGCAATGCTGTGTTAGATTGTTCTCCAATTGCAGCAGCTGGTCATGTCATTCCTCAGAGCTATGTACCAATATCTGTTAGCCAGTTCATGGATGACCTTTCTGCTGAGGAAGACATATTATGCAATCGCTCTGATAATAATTAT CTAGCTCGGAACAGTTTGAATAAGGAACCATCTTTAAGAAGTGTTCTCTCAGATCCCTTATC TGGTGCATTTCTTGAAGATGCAATGGTTGTTTCATGTGGGCACTCATTCGGCGGAGTCATGTTGAGAAGAGTTATTGAAATG TCAAGATGTACCCTTTGCAGTGCAGAAATTGAGAGTGGATCTTTGATCCCTAATCTTG CTCTTAGAGCTGCTGCTGCAGCTGTCAAGCATGAGGACAGTCGAAGGTTATTTCACAATGCTGCTCTTCGAAAGCGTCGGAAAGAGTTGGGTGACCAAATGGATTTATCAAGAAGATCAAGCAGG GAGAATGGAGATGTTGGTGATGATGGATTCCAACGTGGTGTTCAGTAtccattttcagtaaatgaaaAGGTGGTAATTAAG
- the LOC107429543 gene encoding uncharacterized protein LOC107429543 isoform X1, protein MVVIMMQQQQNSALASHPINPPSSSATTTTTTTTTSTTTVTATVSLRSPTVTPTQSQQPSPLSLAPLSSHRQPLPPPPPALATGDHAIRPLPIAVAHPEQTTVTMTCPLARVRLSEIAPYDGAPVGNYLRAVETLSGSLMRHNAAVIELGCDDAALMRCGLEAARLYFRSRAQQGVGKGSRGVYMYRAGRALEDWDSSPPCMADIFRCMGKVSRAALCAIARHLRLRSDVFNHLLDDTPLPASEVSSSVLVATYSNASQNGKGATGGGKQGINGEVEKGLLTLISSDSPGLQVCDPNGRWYLADSGSCPGDLLLLTGKALSHATAGLRPAASYRTAPDNSGSNGGGRISLAFRLMPQGNAVLDCSPIAAAGHVIPQSYVPISVSQFMDDLSAEEDILCNRSDNNYLARNSLNKEPSLRSVLSDPLSGAFLEDAMVVSCGHSFGGVMLRRVIEMSRCTLCSAEIESGSLIPNLALRAAAAAVKHEDSRRLFHNAALRKRRKELGDQMDLSRRSSRENGDVGDDGFQRGVQYPFSVNEKVVIKGNRRTPEKFVGKEAVITSQCLNGWYLLKIVGTGENVRLQYRSLRKILNTPVGDDRCSVQPIQSSSS, encoded by the exons ATGGTTGTGATCATGATGCAGCAGCAGCAGAACTCTGCACTCGCGTCGCACCCAATCAACCCACCTTCCTCctccgccaccaccaccacaaccACAACCACAACTTCTACAACCACCGTAACGGCCACAGTCTCACTTAGATCACCTACGGTCACTCCCACGCAGTCTCAGCAGccttcccctctctctctcgctcCTCTCTCTTCCCATCGTCAACCACTTCCTCCTCCTCCGCCGGCGCTGGCAACCGGCGACCATGCAATCAGACCCTTGCCGATTGCCGTTGCGCACCCGGAGCAGACCACTGTGACCATGACGTGCCCGTTGGCCAGAGTACGGCTCTCGGAGATCGCACCCTATGATGGAGCACCAGTTGGGAACTATTTGCGGGCTGTGGAGACTCTCTCGGGGTCGTTGATGAGGCATAATGCGGCGGTTATCGAATTGGGATGCGATGATGCCGCGTTGATGAGGTGTGGATTGGAGGCCGCGAGGTTGTATTTCAGGAGTAGGGCTCAGCAGGGTGTTGGGAAGGGAAGCCGTGGGGTTTATATGTATAGGGCTGGAAG GGCTTTGGAAGATTGGGATTCATCTCCCCCATGCATGGCTGATATTTTTAGGTGCATGGGTAAGGTATCTCGTGCTGCTCTCTGTGCAATAGCTAGGCATCTTCGTTTGCGAAGCGA TGTGTTTAATCACTTACTAGATGACACCCCATTGCCTGCTAGTGAAGTGTCCTCATCAGTGCTTGTTGCAACGTATTCAAATGCTTCTCAAAATGGAAAAGGTGCTACTGGGGGAGGGAAACAAGGAATCAATGGCGAAGTTGAGAAGGGATTGTTGACATTGATTTCTTCTGACAGTCCTGGTCTTCAG gTCTGTGACCCCAATGGTCGCTGGTACCTAGCAGATAGTGGGTCATGTCCTGGAGATCTTTTACTATTAACAGGTAAGGCACTTAGCCATGCGACTGCTGGCCTCCGCCCTGCTGCATCATATAGAACTGCCCCTGATAACTCAGGCAGTAATGGTGGTGGGAG GATATCTCTAGCATTTAGACTCATGCCACAGGGCAATGCTGTGTTAGATTGTTCTCCAATTGCAGCAGCTGGTCATGTCATTCCTCAGAGCTATGTACCAATATCTGTTAGCCAGTTCATGGATGACCTTTCTGCTGAGGAAGACATATTATGCAATCGCTCTGATAATAATTAT CTAGCTCGGAACAGTTTGAATAAGGAACCATCTTTAAGAAGTGTTCTCTCAGATCCCTTATC TGGTGCATTTCTTGAAGATGCAATGGTTGTTTCATGTGGGCACTCATTCGGCGGAGTCATGTTGAGAAGAGTTATTGAAATG TCAAGATGTACCCTTTGCAGTGCAGAAATTGAGAGTGGATCTTTGATCCCTAATCTTG CTCTTAGAGCTGCTGCTGCAGCTGTCAAGCATGAGGACAGTCGAAGGTTATTTCACAATGCTGCTCTTCGAAAGCGTCGGAAAGAGTTGGGTGACCAAATGGATTTATCAAGAAGATCAAGCAGG GAGAATGGAGATGTTGGTGATGATGGATTCCAACGTGGTGTTCAGTAtccattttcagtaaatgaaaAGGTGGTAATTAAG GGAAATAGAAGGACACCAGAAAAATTTGTAGGCAAGGAAGCAGTCATCACATCCCAATGTCT